The proteins below are encoded in one region of Sminthopsis crassicaudata isolate SCR6 chromosome 1, ASM4859323v1, whole genome shotgun sequence:
- the OR1F1 gene encoding olfactory receptor 1F1, producing MEKGNQSIVTEFLLLGLSSQPEHQQLLFVLFLYMYLITVLGNLLIILAIFTDSHLHVPMYFFLSKLSFVDICFTSTTVPKMLVNHAIGSKTIPFGGCLTQMYFLFVFADMDNFLLAVMAYDRFVAICHPLHYATKMTHHLCALLSVGSWIVANLNALLHTLLMAHLTFCDNNVIPHFFCDVSPLMKLSCSDPSLNEMVIFTEGGLIMITPFICILASYIRIAFAVLRIPSTKGKWKAFSTCGSHLAVVSLFYGTIIAVYFSPSSTHSIKKDTAATVMYTVVTPMLNPFIYSLRNQDMKRALTKLVGRKIPT from the coding sequence ATGGAAAAAGGAAACCAGTCCATTGTCACAGAATTTCTTCTCCTGGGACTTTCTAGTCAGCCAGAGCATCAGCAACTCCTCTTTGTATTATTTCTATACATGTATTTGATCACAGTTCTAGGGAACCTTCTCATCATCCTGGCCATTTTTACAGACTCTCACCTCCATGTtcccatgtattttttccttagcaAATTGTCCTTTGTGGATATTTGTTTCACCTCAACCACAGTTCCCAAGATGTTGGTGAATCATGCCATTGGAAGTAAAACTATACCTTTTGGAGGGTGTCTGACACAAATgtactttttatttgtatttgcgGACATGGACAATTTTCTTCTGGCTGTGATGGCCTATGACCGATTTGTGGCTATATGTCATCCCTTACACTATGCTACAAAAATGACCCATCATCTTTGTGCCCTTCTGTCTGTTGGATCCTGGATTGTTGCTAATCTGAATGCATTATTGCATACTCTCCTAATGGCTCATCTCACTTTCTGTGACAATAATGTCATCCCACACTTTTTCTGTGATGTGTCTCCTCTCATGAAGCTTTCCTGTTCTGATCCCTCACTCAACGAAATGGTGATTTTTACAGAAGGAGGTCTAATAATGATCACCCCATTCATCTGTATCTTGGCTTCTTATATCCGTATTGCTTTTGCTGTCCTGAGAATTCCATCTAcaaagggaaaatggaaagcCTTTTCCACCTGTGGCTCTCACCTGGCTGTGGTCTCCCTCTTCTATGGCACCATAATTGCTGTGTATTTTAGTCCCTCTTCCACTcattcaataaaaaaagataCAGCAGCAACTGTGATGTACACAGTGGTGACCCCCATGTTGAACCCTTTTATCTATAGCTTGAGGAATCAAGACATGAAAAGGGCTCTGACAAAATTGGTTGGTAGAAAAATCCCTACTTGA
- the LOC141549909 gene encoding gap junction gamma-1 protein-like translates to MSWAFLTKLLEAVTQHSTLVGKLWLSVLVVFRLVLLAVGGEAIYRDELSGFSCNTAQPGCQNVCYDAFAPLSHVRFWVFQIILVTAPTIFYLGYAVHHLSRRQRIQKQEEEEEPMLKKKSEKSADDGAHDGRRRIRRDGLLGAYVGQLLIRTALEVVFLLGQYLLYGLEVPPSYVCVRDPCPHTVDCFVSRPTEKTIFLLVMYAVSGLCLLLNLIELLHLGLGSLKKGRKHGAPLSHSKNFPLEQMQKQLNLVQEHLDMALHMSTPLVTAPTYAGQSPSYRVYAQQNLHNGSEKEPPFSKTDQ, encoded by the exons ATGAGCTGGGCATTCCTGACGAAGTTGCTGGAAGCTGTGACCCAACATTCTACCTTGGTGGGGAAACTGTGGTTGTCCGTGCTGGTTGTATTTCGCCTGGTGCTGCTGGCGGTGGGTGGAGAGGCCATTTACCGGGACGAGTTAAGCGGCTTCTCCTGTAATACAGCGCAACCGGGTTGCCAAAATGTTTGCTATGACGCCTTTGCACCCCTCTCCCACGTTCGCTTCTGGGTGTTCCAGATCATCCTGGTCACTGCGCCCACCATATTTTACTTGGGCTATGCGGTGCACCACCTGTCCCGGCGCCAGAGGATCCAGAagcaagaagaggaagaggagccCATGCTCAAAAAGAAGTCCGAGAAGTCCGCTGATGATGGAGCCCACGATGGTCGCAGGAGGATCCGCAGGGATGGGCTCCTGGGGGCCTATGTTGGGCAGTTACTAATAAGGACTGCTTTGGAGGTGGTCTTCCTACTAGGCCAGTACCTGCTCTATGGCCTGGAGGTGCCTCCCTCCTATGTCTGCGTGCGCGATCCTTGCCCCCACACCGTGGATTGCTTTGTTTCTCGTCCCACGGAGAAGAccatcttcctgctggtcatgtaTGCAGTCAGTGGCCTCTGCCTCCTGCTCAACCTGATCGAGTTGTTGCATCTGGGCCTGGGAAGCTTGAAGAAGGGTAGAAAGCACGGTGCTCCACTTTCTCATTCCAAGAATTTCCCACTGGAGCAGATGCAGAAACAGCTGAATCTGGTCCAGGAGCACCTGGATATGGCATTGCATATGAGCACACCTTTGGTCACCGCGCCTACCTATGCAGGCCAGTCTCCTTCCTACAGAGTATATGCTCAGCAAAACCTGCATAATGGAAGCGAAAAAGAGCCTCCATTCTCTAAAACAG ATCAGTGA